The following are from one region of the Candidatus Hydrogenedentota bacterium genome:
- a CDS encoding PSD1 domain-containing protein, whose protein sequence is MLAKLLHTALAAAPLLLCLPSQAGPAINFDRDIRPILSDNCFQCHGPDAATRKGNLRLDTKEGAFATVDDMAVVMPEKPDASALIKRIESTDPAEQMPPPEAKKNFSDAQRALLRQWITEGAHWSAHWAFVPPAKVALPMSKFDTWARNPIDSFIASRLEEMGLAPSPEASRSTLIRRLTLDLTGLPPTPEETARFMADASPDAYERLVERLLASPHYGERMAWPWLDAARYADTNGYQGDNERTMHPWRDWVIEAFNSNMPYDQFTIEQLAGDLLPDATGAQKLATAFNRNHMINGEGGRIAEENRIEYIFDQLETVGTVWMGLTFNCCRCHDHKYDPLTNKDYYQLFAFFNQTSVDGAGGDPKRPPNLAFNTAESEARIARLQAEISGLERPISARRTELEPLQADWETATLARLASSPPADDAQKELASLLATPRDTRDEETKKKIAEAYLQSDTAYRSVSERLKRAKEDLKKLDAETVKVMVMEDMAETRKTFMLKTGLYNQPGEEVSTAVPEFLFDMADDAPRNRLGLARWLTDPRHPLMARVTVNRFWADFFGKGLVKTTENFGAQGEKPSHPELLDWLAVDFVENGWDVKALVRLMVTSATYRQSSDVDERRLAIDPENRYLSRGARFRMPSWMIRDQALASRGLLVSTVGGPPVKPYQPDGLWQEFSFGNLKYEPGTGEDLYRRSLYTYWRRIVAPPMFFDSSTRQTCSVKAPRTNTPLHALATLNDPTYVEAARAMAERLLRMPGATDRSRIDAAFRYALTRSAGEEEITLLEKSIARLRREFATNPEAARAYLAVGESTPTPGIAPTEHAAYAALCLSILNTDEALTKE, encoded by the coding sequence GCGACGCGCAAGGGCAATCTTCGCCTCGATACGAAGGAGGGCGCCTTCGCCACCGTCGACGACATGGCCGTGGTGATGCCGGAGAAGCCCGATGCGAGTGCGCTGATTAAACGAATAGAATCTACGGATCCGGCGGAGCAGATGCCGCCGCCCGAGGCGAAGAAGAATTTCAGCGACGCGCAAAGGGCGCTTCTTCGCCAGTGGATCACGGAGGGTGCGCACTGGTCCGCCCATTGGGCCTTCGTTCCTCCTGCGAAGGTCGCGCTTCCCATGTCGAAATTCGACACCTGGGCGCGCAATCCAATTGACTCTTTCATCGCATCCAGGCTGGAGGAAATGGGGCTGGCGCCATCCCCCGAGGCTTCGCGGTCCACCCTGATCCGCCGCTTGACGCTGGACCTGACGGGCCTCCCCCCCACACCCGAAGAAACGGCCCGCTTTATGGCGGATGCTTCGCCCGATGCCTATGAGCGCCTGGTAGAGCGCCTGCTGGCTTCGCCCCACTATGGCGAGCGGATGGCGTGGCCCTGGCTCGACGCAGCGCGCTATGCCGACACGAACGGCTATCAGGGGGACAATGAGCGAACGATGCACCCGTGGCGCGACTGGGTGATCGAGGCCTTCAACAGCAACATGCCCTATGACCAGTTCACAATCGAGCAATTGGCGGGCGATCTGCTGCCCGATGCGACCGGCGCTCAGAAGCTTGCAACGGCATTCAACCGTAACCACATGATCAACGGCGAAGGCGGGCGCATCGCCGAGGAAAACCGGATAGAGTACATTTTCGATCAGCTTGAAACCGTCGGCACGGTGTGGATGGGGCTGACGTTCAATTGCTGCCGCTGCCACGACCATAAATATGACCCGCTGACGAACAAAGACTATTACCAGTTATTTGCCTTCTTCAATCAGACCTCTGTGGACGGTGCCGGGGGCGATCCGAAGCGTCCGCCGAACCTGGCCTTCAACACGGCGGAATCGGAGGCGCGGATTGCACGGCTGCAAGCAGAGATTTCCGGGCTGGAGCGCCCAATAAGCGCGAGGCGAACTGAACTTGAGCCGCTGCAGGCAGACTGGGAGACTGCGACCCTTGCCAGGCTCGCTTCATCCCCGCCTGCCGATGATGCTCAGAAGGAACTGGCCTCATTGCTTGCAACGCCGCGGGATACGCGCGATGAGGAGACGAAGAAAAAGATCGCGGAGGCGTATCTTCAGTCGGACACGGCCTATCGCAGTGTGAGTGAGCGGCTCAAACGAGCTAAGGAGGATCTCAAGAAGCTTGATGCCGAAACCGTCAAGGTCATGGTCATGGAAGACATGGCGGAAACGCGCAAGACCTTCATGCTGAAGACCGGCCTGTACAATCAGCCCGGCGAAGAGGTCTCCACCGCCGTGCCCGAGTTCCTCTTTGACATGGCCGATGACGCACCGCGCAATCGGCTGGGCCTGGCGCGCTGGCTGACGGACCCGCGACATCCGCTGATGGCGCGCGTGACGGTTAATCGCTTCTGGGCGGACTTTTTCGGAAAGGGGCTGGTAAAGACGACGGAGAACTTCGGCGCGCAGGGCGAAAAGCCTTCTCACCCAGAATTGCTGGACTGGCTGGCCGTGGACTTTGTGGAGAACGGCTGGGATGTAAAGGCGCTGGTCCGGCTGATGGTCACCAGCGCGACCTATCGCCAATCTTCCGATGTGGACGAGCGTAGACTCGCGATTGATCCCGAGAACCGATACCTGTCGCGGGGCGCGCGATTCCGCATGCCTTCCTGGATGATACGCGATCAGGCGCTGGCCTCGCGCGGTTTGCTCGTGTCCACGGTGGGCGGCCCTCCGGTGAAGCCCTATCAACCGGACGGACTTTGGCAGGAGTTTTCCTTTGGGAATCTCAAGTACGAGCCCGGCACAGGCGAGGATCTCTACCGCCGCAGCCTTTACACCTACTGGCGACGGATTGTGGCGCCGCCCATGTTTTTCGATTCCTCCACGCGGCAGACCTGCTCCGTGAAGGCGCCGCGCACGAATACGCCCCTGCACGCCCTGGCGACGCTGAACGACCCGACCTATGTGGAAGCGGCCCGGGCGATGGCGGAACGGTTGCTGCGGATGCCGGGTGCGACGGATCGGAGTCGCATCGACGCGGCCTTTCGTTATGCGCTGACACGATCCGCAGGTGAAGAGGAAATCACGTTGCTGGAGAAGAGTATCGCGCGGCTGCGTCGCGAATTTGCCACCAATCCCGAGGCCGCGCGGGCCTATCTGGCGGTGGGTGAATCGACGCCCACGCCCGGCATTGCCCCCACCGAACACGCCGCCTACGCCGCGCTCTGCCTGTCGATATTGAACACCGACGAAGCGCTCACGAAGGAGTGA
- a CDS encoding DUF1501 domain-containing protein, translating to MNPVNEHKLLSTRRAFLGQCATGLGTAALAGLLNGEKVFAATRHGTRELGLPDLPHHLARAKSIIYLFHNGGPTHVDMFDYKPRLLEMHGKPVPDEYIQGKRFSTMTGAPQGKLLLAPIEPFKQYGECGAWVSDLMPHATSIVDDVCFIKSMHTEAVNHAPAISFCLSGAEMPGRPALGAWLTYGLGNDSAELPAYVVMTSVSKGTSCGQIFYDFYWGSGFLPSRFQGVKFRGGGDPVLYLSNPEGMTEQTRRGMLDDIAALNEIKLRESGDPEIETRIAQYEMAFRMQTSVPELTDLSREPQHVLNLYGPQVLERGTFAHNCLMARRLVERGTRCVQVMHAGWDQHNSLTTELYTQCKDTDQPAAGLVHDLKQRGLLEDTLVIWSGEFGRTPFLQGNLNDRPRWGRDHHPYAFTCWLAGGGVKPGMTYGASDDLGINTAEMGVHVHDLQATILHQLGIDHERLTYKFQGRNFRLTDVHGKVVREVLV from the coding sequence GTGAACCCTGTGAACGAACACAAGCTGCTCTCCACGCGCCGGGCTTTCCTGGGCCAATGCGCCACGGGTCTGGGTACGGCGGCGCTTGCCGGGCTGCTGAATGGGGAGAAAGTCTTTGCAGCCACGCGCCACGGCACGCGGGAACTTGGACTGCCCGATCTCCCCCATCACCTCGCGCGGGCGAAGAGCATCATTTACCTCTTCCACAACGGCGGCCCGACGCATGTGGACATGTTCGACTATAAACCGCGCCTGCTGGAGATGCACGGCAAGCCCGTGCCCGACGAGTACATCCAGGGCAAACGCTTCAGCACGATGACGGGCGCGCCCCAGGGCAAATTGCTGCTCGCGCCCATCGAGCCCTTCAAGCAATATGGCGAGTGCGGCGCGTGGGTCAGTGACCTCATGCCCCACGCGACGAGCATCGTGGACGACGTGTGCTTCATCAAGAGCATGCACACGGAGGCGGTGAACCATGCGCCCGCAATCTCCTTCTGCCTGAGCGGCGCGGAGATGCCGGGCCGTCCCGCCCTGGGCGCGTGGCTCACCTACGGTCTGGGCAACGACAGCGCCGAGCTGCCCGCCTACGTGGTGATGACCTCGGTGAGCAAAGGCACGAGCTGCGGGCAGATTTTCTACGATTTTTACTGGGGCTCCGGCTTCCTGCCCTCCCGCTTTCAAGGCGTGAAATTCCGCGGCGGCGGCGATCCCGTCCTCTACCTCTCCAACCCCGAGGGCATGACCGAGCAAACCCGGCGGGGCATGCTGGACGACATCGCCGCGCTCAACGAAATCAAACTCCGCGAATCTGGCGATCCGGAAATCGAGACGCGCATCGCGCAATACGAAATGGCCTTCCGCATGCAGACCTCCGTGCCGGAACTGACCGATCTCTCCCGAGAGCCGCAGCACGTGCTGAACCTCTACGGCCCCCAGGTGCTCGAACGCGGAACTTTCGCCCACAACTGCCTCATGGCCCGGCGGCTCGTCGAGCGGGGCACGCGCTGCGTGCAGGTCATGCACGCGGGCTGGGACCAGCACAACAGCCTGACCACCGAACTCTACACCCAGTGCAAAGACACCGATCAGCCTGCGGCGGGCCTCGTGCACGATCTAAAGCAGCGCGGCCTGCTGGAGGATACCCTCGTCATCTGGAGCGGCGAATTCGGCCGCACCCCCTTCCTCCAGGGCAACCTGAACGACCGCCCGCGTTGGGGCCGCGACCATCACCCTTACGCCTTCACCTGCTGGCTCGCGGGCGGCGGCGTCAAACCCGGCATGACCTACGGCGCCTCGGACGACCTCGGCATCAACACCGCCGAGATGGGCGTCCACGTGCACGATTTGCAGGCGACGATTTTGCATCAACTGGGCATCGACCACGAGCGGTTGACGTACAAGTTTCAGGGGCGAAACTTTCGACTGACCGATGTGCATGGGAAGGTGGTGCGGGAGGTTCTGGTGTAG
- a CDS encoding SMP-30/gluconolactonase/LRE family protein, translating to MTIVATVFAVSSASAQTYTYLSQWGTAGAGNGQFNTPYGLATDTSGNVFVCDVANSRVQKFSATGTFALRFGNTITPATLRLNAPAAIAVDNSSGIVYVTDTNNNRVQRYNSADGTQPATSPRWGAAGTGNGQFNRPTGIALDGLGNVYVADTGNNRIQRLSLTGTYSLKWGTTGTADGRFNTPTGIAIDSSGNVYVVDRGNNRIQKFSSTGTFIAKWGSAGSGNGQFNSPRHIAIDGAGNVYVADTGNNRIQKFTSAGVYLTQWGTAGTGNGQFSQPRGVTVASTGLVYVADTGNNRVQRFGPLPTAPSDPGATTITTTSMTFTWVDNSNDESGFKVYVDAGAGPPVTLSTTTTANATTWEATGLQVNTQYAFQVAATNSNGDSAKTTNFQSWTRAATPLAPLVSNPGTTTLDVAVASGDGNPAITTYAIRNTDSGLYVQADGTLGAAPVYQTSAAWGTRTVTGLDDQTTYNFVAIARNGASVSTSDGPAGSGTTLDATPPNVISLVPAPTGPTNADSVGFEVEFDESVQNFNDASDVTIVHTGTSHSGLTIAGGPTIYTVTVNGVAGDGSFTLAVNTASDVKDLSSNALVSSPTSAAVLIDNTAPNALALVPSTTGPTNAPSVDFTVSFDEAVQYFDDAGDVNIVYSGTGSTGVFIVGGPLEYTVSVSGITGDGSITLAVNTASDVQDLAGNSLATSLVSPAVTIDQVGPQIVIGSPTPDTTAVGPVTFSITYMNAVSTSLDMSDISVNATDTVLGVLTLGGSGNAYTLTVSDISGDGTLSISIAAGTAVDAAGNLAPAAGPSALLTVDSVPALSLNLALPLVGLIAALGTWKLRRR from the coding sequence TTGACAATAGTCGCCACCGTGTTTGCCGTGAGTTCCGCGTCGGCCCAGACCTACACGTATCTCTCCCAATGGGGCACTGCTGGAGCGGGTAACGGGCAGTTCAATACGCCCTACGGCCTCGCGACAGACACCTCGGGAAATGTGTTCGTCTGCGATGTCGCCAACAGTCGTGTCCAGAAGTTTAGTGCGACGGGTACCTTTGCCCTGCGTTTCGGCAACACGATCACACCCGCCACACTTCGTCTGAATGCTCCTGCGGCCATTGCGGTAGACAACTCGAGCGGCATTGTCTACGTGACGGACACGAACAACAACCGAGTTCAACGCTACAATAGCGCCGATGGAACGCAACCGGCGACGTCGCCTCGCTGGGGCGCCGCGGGCACGGGCAATGGACAGTTTAACAGACCCACCGGTATTGCCCTGGATGGATTGGGCAATGTTTACGTCGCCGACACCGGCAACAATCGCATCCAGCGCTTGAGTCTGACGGGCACTTATTCGCTCAAATGGGGCACGACCGGTACGGCGGATGGCCGGTTTAATACCCCCACGGGAATTGCGATTGACAGCAGTGGGAATGTTTATGTTGTGGATCGCGGCAACAACAGAATTCAGAAATTCTCGTCGACGGGTACCTTTATCGCGAAGTGGGGTTCCGCCGGCAGTGGCAACGGTCAGTTTAACTCGCCGCGTCACATTGCGATTGACGGTGCCGGCAACGTTTATGTGGCCGATACCGGCAACAATCGAATTCAAAAATTTACGTCGGCGGGCGTGTATTTGACCCAATGGGGCACGGCCGGAACCGGGAACGGTCAGTTCAGCCAGCCGCGCGGGGTCACCGTGGCAAGTACCGGCCTGGTCTATGTGGCGGATACCGGAAATAACCGGGTTCAGCGCTTTGGCCCCCTTCCCACAGCCCCTTCTGATCCCGGCGCCACCACGATCACGACAACCTCCATGACCTTTACCTGGGTCGACAATTCGAACGATGAATCGGGCTTCAAAGTCTACGTTGATGCCGGTGCGGGACCGCCGGTTACCTTGAGCACGACCACCACGGCCAATGCGACAACCTGGGAGGCCACCGGCCTGCAGGTCAACACGCAGTATGCGTTTCAGGTCGCCGCAACCAATTCCAATGGCGACAGCGCCAAGACCACCAATTTCCAGTCGTGGACCCGTGCCGCGACGCCGCTCGCGCCCCTCGTATCCAATCCGGGGACCACGACGCTGGACGTGGCTGTGGCCTCGGGCGACGGAAATCCCGCGATTACCACCTATGCGATCCGGAACACGGATAGCGGCCTTTATGTACAGGCGGACGGGACCCTGGGGGCGGCGCCGGTTTACCAGACGTCCGCGGCGTGGGGCACGAGGACGGTGACCGGGCTGGACGATCAGACGACCTATAATTTCGTGGCCATCGCCCGCAACGGTGCTTCGGTTTCAACCAGTGACGGACCTGCGGGTTCGGGAACTACGCTTGACGCGACACCACCCAACGTGATTTCACTCGTGCCTGCCCCGACCGGGCCGACGAATGCGGACAGCGTAGGATTTGAGGTCGAGTTTGATGAGTCCGTGCAGAACTTCAACGATGCCTCCGACGTCACAATAGTCCATACTGGCACAAGTCACAGTGGACTGACTATCGCTGGCGGCCCGACCATCTATACCGTCACGGTGAATGGCGTTGCCGGAGACGGCTCGTTCACCCTGGCGGTGAATACGGCGAGTGACGTAAAGGACCTTTCTTCAAATGCCCTCGTCTCCAGTCCGACAAGCGCTGCGGTGCTGATCGACAACACGGCCCCCAATGCCCTGGCGCTGGTGCCATCGACCACCGGACCGACCAACGCCCCGAGCGTGGATTTTACCGTAAGTTTCGACGAAGCGGTGCAGTATTTTGATGATGCGGGTGATGTGAATATAGTCTATTCGGGCACGGGGAGCACCGGTGTTTTCATTGTAGGTGGGCCTTTGGAGTATACGGTTTCGGTTTCGGGCATCACCGGCGACGGTTCGATCACGCTGGCGGTGAACACGGCCAGTGATGTGCAGGATCTCGCGGGCAACAGCCTTGCCACAAGTCTGGTCAGTCCCGCCGTGACCATTGACCAGGTCGGGCCCCAGATCGTTATCGGGTCGCCCACGCCCGACACAACCGCCGTGGGACCGGTCACCTTTTCCATCACGTATATGAACGCCGTCAGTACGAGTCTCGATATGAGCGACATTTCCGTCAATGCTACCGATACCGTCCTGGGCGTACTAACGCTGGGTGGAAGTGGGAATGCGTACACATTGACGGTTTCGGACATCTCCGGCGACGGTACCCTCTCGATATCCATCGCGGCAGGGACGGCCGTGGATGCGGCCGGGAATCTGGCTCCCGCTGCGGGGCCGAGCGCACTCCTGACGGTTGACAGTGTGCCCGCTCTATCACTGAATCTGGCCCTGCCGCTGGTGGGATTGATTGCGGCTTTAGGCACCTGGAAGCTGCGTCGCCGCTAG
- a CDS encoding valine--tRNA ligase — protein sequence MELSKNYKPEDVETQWLKAWEDEGLYKWDPTRSREETFVVDTPPPTVSGSLHVGHLFSYSHQDFIVRFQRMMGKNIFFPIGWDDNGLPTERRVQNLLNVKCEAHLPYDPDFKAERGKKGDPKPISRKNFVELCDEVIVDDEKAFKQLWTRLGMSYDWAQEYATINEHSRRISQLSFLELLASGEIYQDERPVMWDVDFQTAIAQAELEDKERPSAYNFLRFGVEGSDEKLVIATTRPELLPACVAVLVHPDDERYASFVGKNAITPLFEVPVPIMADPKANPEKGTGVVMVCTFGDQTDVEWWRAYSLPTRQIIGRDGHLMSMEFVHVEGEPLEGVFHRETLRDGRELIICFGAELENSKPMHPRTVPSLNPEAANAVYAEMQGKYTKQAQKRIIEIAEERGNVLDRPAEAITHAVKFFEKGDRPLELVPTRQWYTKIMDKKDALIAQGQKIQWHPDYMAKRYAHWVEGLNQDWCLSRQRYFGVPIPVWYRIDEHGEVRYDQRLLPAADLLPIDPLSDTPAGFTEAQRNQPGGFTGDPDVLDTWATSSLSPQIASKWLLDKDRHQKLFPMDMRPQGHDIIRTWAFYTIVKAYLHEKEVPWHNVVLSGWILDPDRKKMSKSQGNVVTPEPLIDQFGADAVRYWAARARLGVDTSYDEQVFKVGKKLVTKLFNASKFVLQRIEGVDASLLTADKVITELDRAVIAELRPVIEKATKAFAEFDYAQALSLVEDYFWRVYCDNYVEMAKSRTYDEELTPERLSACATLRLTHRALVRLFAPFVPYITDEVWHWAYSEDAGMNRFVHKSPWPSLDEFSAIPAPKAANTYDATVAAADAVRKAKADANVSMAAPVQKANFTVVADAVAAVEATLDDIQRMLKIESVTVKAGEVENALVSVETTIHPPAE from the coding sequence ATGGAGTTGTCGAAGAACTATAAGCCCGAAGATGTCGAAACCCAGTGGCTCAAGGCCTGGGAAGACGAGGGCCTCTACAAATGGGACCCCACCCGGAGCCGCGAGGAGACCTTCGTGGTCGATACCCCGCCGCCCACGGTGAGCGGCTCCCTCCACGTCGGCCACCTCTTCAGCTACTCCCACCAGGACTTCATCGTGCGTTTCCAGCGGATGATGGGCAAGAACATTTTCTTTCCCATCGGCTGGGACGACAACGGCCTGCCCACCGAACGACGCGTGCAGAACCTGCTCAACGTGAAGTGCGAAGCCCACCTGCCCTACGACCCGGACTTCAAGGCGGAGCGCGGAAAAAAGGGCGACCCGAAGCCCATCAGCCGCAAGAATTTCGTTGAGCTGTGCGACGAAGTCATCGTGGACGACGAGAAGGCCTTCAAGCAGCTCTGGACGCGCCTCGGCATGAGCTACGACTGGGCGCAGGAATATGCGACCATCAACGAGCACTCCCGCCGCATTTCCCAGCTCAGTTTCCTCGAACTGCTGGCCTCTGGCGAGATCTATCAGGACGAGCGGCCCGTCATGTGGGACGTGGACTTCCAGACCGCTATCGCCCAGGCGGAACTGGAAGACAAAGAACGCCCCAGCGCCTACAACTTCCTCCGCTTCGGTGTGGAAGGCAGCGACGAGAAGCTGGTCATCGCCACCACGCGGCCGGAACTGCTCCCTGCGTGCGTCGCGGTGCTGGTCCACCCGGACGACGAGCGCTATGCCAGCTTCGTCGGCAAGAACGCCATTACGCCCCTTTTCGAAGTGCCCGTGCCCATCATGGCCGATCCGAAGGCGAACCCGGAAAAGGGCACCGGGGTGGTCATGGTCTGTACCTTCGGCGATCAGACCGACGTGGAGTGGTGGCGCGCCTACAGCCTGCCCACGCGCCAGATCATCGGGCGCGACGGTCACCTCATGTCCATGGAATTCGTTCATGTGGAAGGTGAGCCGTTGGAAGGGGTATTTCATCGGGAGACGCTTCGGGACGGGCGCGAATTGATTATCTGCTTCGGTGCGGAGCTGGAGAATTCAAAGCCGATGCATCCCCGCACGGTGCCCAGCCTCAATCCGGAGGCGGCCAATGCGGTCTACGCCGAAATGCAGGGCAAGTACACCAAACAGGCCCAGAAGCGCATCATCGAGATTGCCGAGGAGCGCGGCAATGTCCTCGACCGTCCCGCCGAGGCCATTACCCACGCGGTGAAGTTCTTCGAAAAGGGCGACCGCCCGCTGGAGCTCGTCCCCACGCGCCAGTGGTACACGAAAATCATGGATAAAAAGGACGCCCTCATCGCCCAGGGTCAGAAGATCCAGTGGCACCCGGACTACATGGCCAAGCGCTACGCCCACTGGGTCGAAGGCCTGAACCAGGATTGGTGCCTCAGCCGCCAGCGTTATTTCGGCGTGCCCATTCCCGTTTGGTACCGCATCGACGAGCACGGCGAAGTGCGCTATGACCAGCGCCTCCTGCCCGCCGCGGACCTGCTGCCCATCGACCCGCTGTCCGACACCCCCGCGGGCTTCACCGAGGCCCAGCGCAACCAGCCCGGCGGATTTACGGGCGATCCGGACGTACTCGACACCTGGGCCACCAGCTCGCTGTCGCCCCAGATTGCCTCCAAGTGGCTCCTCGATAAGGACCGCCACCAGAAGCTCTTCCCCATGGACATGCGGCCCCAGGGCCACGACATCATCCGCACCTGGGCCTTCTACACCATCGTGAAGGCCTACCTGCACGAAAAGGAAGTTCCCTGGCACAACGTCGTGCTCAGTGGCTGGATCCTCGATCCCGACCGCAAGAAAATGTCCAAGAGTCAGGGCAACGTCGTCACGCCCGAGCCCCTCATTGACCAGTTCGGCGCCGACGCCGTCCGCTACTGGGCCGCCCGCGCGCGACTCGGCGTGGACACGTCTTACGACGAGCAAGTCTTCAAGGTCGGTAAGAAGTTGGTCACCAAGCTCTTCAATGCGAGCAAATTCGTGCTTCAGCGCATCGAGGGTGTCGACGCGTCGCTCCTGACCGCCGACAAGGTCATCACGGAGCTGGACCGTGCCGTCATCGCCGAGTTGCGCCCCGTCATCGAAAAAGCCACGAAGGCCTTCGCCGAATTCGATTACGCCCAGGCCCTCAGCCTCGTGGAGGATTACTTCTGGCGGGTCTATTGCGATAACTACGTGGAAATGGCCAAGTCCCGTACCTACGACGAAGAGCTCACCCCCGAACGCCTCTCCGCCTGCGCGACGCTGCGCCTGACCCACCGCGCCCTCGTGCGCCTCTTCGCGCCCTTCGTCCCTTATATCACCGACGAAGTCTGGCACTGGGCCTACAGCGAAGACGCGGGCATGAACCGCTTCGTCCACAAAAGCCCCTGGCCGAGTTTGGACGAATTCAGCGCCATCCCCGCGCCGAAAGCGGCCAACACCTACGACGCAACCGTCGCCGCCGCCGACGCCGTCCGCAAGGCCAAAGCCGATGCCAACGTCAGCATGGCCGCGCCCGTGCAGAAGGCCAACTTCACCGTGGTTGCGGATGCCGTTGCGGCGGTCGAAGCGACGTTGGACGACATCCAGCGCATGCTGAAGATCGAGAGCGTGACCGTGAAGGCGGGCGAGGTGGAGAACGCGCTGGTTTCGGTCGAAACCACCATTCATCCGCCCGCGGAGTAA
- a CDS encoding site-2 protease family protein — translation MNNIDFGMVLMQYFCLLFSLCAHEAAHAAMANWCGDPSARLLGRMTLDPRKHIDPMGTVVMPLLMMFSGIPYLFGWAKPVPFNPRNLRNYRRDPVLIALAGPVSNVIIAVTCAVLLRIIFLLLTNSIQVPVLGTLLLIAFYMMTVNVVLALFNMIPLPPLDGHHVLYYFLPPRGKAVLESIGPFGIIIAVIFVSQFWLGATMPVAMGFLVKIAAAGVLSEAEIQNILASV, via the coding sequence ATGAACAATATCGATTTCGGCATGGTGCTGATGCAGTATTTCTGCCTGCTCTTTTCCCTCTGCGCCCACGAAGCCGCCCACGCCGCCATGGCCAACTGGTGCGGCGATCCCTCCGCCCGCCTGCTGGGCCGCATGACCCTCGACCCGCGCAAGCATATCGACCCCATGGGAACGGTGGTCATGCCACTGCTCATGATGTTTTCCGGTATACCCTACCTCTTCGGATGGGCAAAGCCCGTGCCCTTCAATCCCCGCAACCTGCGTAATTATCGGCGTGATCCCGTGCTGATTGCCCTGGCCGGACCCGTTTCCAATGTGATCATTGCCGTCACCTGCGCGGTCCTATTGCGCATCATCTTTCTCCTGCTTACCAATAGTATTCAGGTTCCCGTCCTGGGAACGCTCCTGCTTATCGCGTTCTACATGATGACCGTCAATGTGGTCCTGGCCCTTTTCAACATGATCCCCCTGCCTCCCCTCGATGGGCATCATGTCCTCTACTACTTTTTGCCGCCCCGCGGCAAAGCCGTCCTCGAAAGCATCGGCCCATTCGGCATCATCATTGCCGTGATTTTCGTTTCCCAGTTCTGGCTCGGTGCGACGATGCCCGTGGCCATGGGCTTCCTCGTGAAGATCGCCGCCGCAGGCGTCCTTTCCGAGGCCGAGATTCAGAATATCCTCGCTTCCGTCTAG
- a CDS encoding sugar phosphate isomerase/epimerase: MNPLRYAVHAYAWTNSWSNDTLDIIDRARSLGFDLVEVPLMEIEKVDAAAIRARAAEAGMALCTSTACAEHTDPTSDDPAVRAAGLDYLKKCIKATADMGGTVFTGVTYSAIGRKITGRPNEAHWDHAATVMREAARYASDHGVTLGIEAINRYETFLINTAEQALALRDRIGEPNVKVHLDAYHMNIEERNFYEPTRLAVPHLCHFHLSESHRGTPGTGTVNWDEIYRALGESRYEGIVGLESFESVSPAMAAATCMWRSLAESSDQLLGDGLKYLKTLEARYYS; the protein is encoded by the coding sequence ATGAATCCCTTGCGGTATGCGGTTCACGCCTATGCGTGGACGAATAGCTGGAGCAACGACACACTCGATATCATCGACCGCGCCCGATCGCTGGGCTTTGATCTGGTCGAAGTGCCGCTCATGGAAATTGAGAAGGTGGACGCGGCGGCCATCCGGGCCCGCGCGGCGGAGGCCGGCATGGCCCTGTGCACTTCCACGGCCTGCGCGGAGCATACCGACCCCACATCGGACGACCCCGCCGTCCGCGCAGCCGGGCTCGATTACCTTAAGAAATGCATCAAGGCCACGGCGGACATGGGAGGGACCGTGTTCACGGGCGTCACCTATTCCGCCATTGGCAGAAAGATCACGGGACGCCCCAACGAGGCCCATTGGGACCACGCGGCAACGGTGATGCGCGAAGCCGCGCGCTACGCCTCGGACCACGGTGTCACCCTGGGCATTGAAGCGATCAATCGTTACGAGACCTTTCTCATCAATACCGCCGAGCAGGCACTCGCCCTGCGGGACCGCATCGGCGAACCCAACGTCAAGGTACACCTCGACGCCTATCACATGAACATTGAGGAGCGTAACTTTTACGAACCCACCCGATTGGCGGTACCCCATCTCTGCCACTTCCACCTCAGCGAAAGCCATCGCGGCACGCCGGGGACGGGTACGGTGAACTGGGACGAGATCTACCGGGCCCTCGGCGAGTCTCGCTACGAAGGCATCGTGGGACTTGAGTCCTTCGAAAGCGTCTCACCCGCCATGGCTGCGGCGACCTGCATGTGGCGTTCCCTGGCCGAGTCCAGTGATCAACTCCTCGGCGATGGATTGAAATACCTCAAAACCCTCGAAGCCAGATATTATTCTTGA